Proteins from a genomic interval of Paenibacillus lentus:
- a CDS encoding helix-turn-helix domain-containing protein, with product MSKWWSRTIGLSGCKGKYYRNNLIMMLVVSAIPGIITGGIVYWMIGGRLESELLQTHHQQIEQRARNIDEQLSNLELMLSHWAFDPQFDYSLNGLDFKRDFERSRDVTKTLVVMQGSNTMVKQVELYLSGQEPAPLLFNPEYGEVHSQVVSDLYDKLVETKRSIYWTEWAFDPNRPEVKELTLVHHIPGGSQQPFGALLIRMDTQKVANMLKTMTPYNVGETFLVQNTGDLFASAGGSSSNSPFVSELRAKIKERGADQKSSFFFEWDGATYTVTYGGFSRISNEWTYVSASPITSITSPVMFISKLILIVSFSALLLAAVLSWIASRRMYSPIRRLFKTLLSDDIKTEGKEDEFTLIERQWESLHWESHDLQRKLAEQLPHVKESFLNQLLQGHLYAYSEQDLRRRMERFRWDVTSKHFIVFYVQLMGITSLEGKFRSGDEGLVSYAAANIIGELAMQRFSQSDTIHFHDLTAGMLLVLPEDGSYDAELHSFSEELTRTINAILKMRVTVAFSAPVSSISDIPLAFEEVKQAASYRPFSNENQIIDMERLEQGGSDETEPTYSFALEREMIQALRTGQEEEAYRLLADFLEALRAKGAKAIDVQQGMLHLLGHVQHAIMQSGIDPKRLFMGANLYEALSQIREPELMLIWFKEKVVAPYLKELSQRTNAEVKMMIEQAMIYLQQNYMRDVSLDSCADEIGTNSFFLSKSFKQVTGNNFIDYLTELRMEKAKELLRETKLRISEVAEQVGYQHSYFNRIFKKMEGMTPTHYRELSQ from the coding sequence TTGTCAAAATGGTGGTCGCGCACAATAGGGCTCTCTGGCTGTAAGGGGAAATATTACCGCAACAATTTAATCATGATGCTTGTAGTATCTGCGATTCCCGGCATTATTACCGGAGGGATTGTGTACTGGATGATCGGTGGGCGTCTGGAAAGCGAGCTGCTGCAGACGCATCATCAGCAAATTGAGCAGCGGGCGAGGAATATCGATGAACAGCTGTCCAATCTGGAGCTGATGCTATCACATTGGGCGTTTGATCCCCAATTCGACTATAGCTTGAATGGGCTTGATTTTAAACGGGATTTCGAACGGTCGCGAGACGTTACAAAGACGCTGGTCGTGATGCAAGGCTCGAATACGATGGTTAAGCAGGTCGAGCTTTATTTGTCAGGGCAGGAACCGGCGCCGCTGCTCTTTAATCCGGAGTACGGAGAGGTTCATTCCCAAGTGGTGTCCGATTTGTATGACAAGCTTGTTGAAACAAAGCGGAGCATTTATTGGACGGAATGGGCCTTTGATCCGAATCGGCCGGAGGTCAAGGAGCTCACGCTAGTGCATCATATTCCTGGCGGTAGCCAGCAGCCCTTTGGAGCACTGCTCATTCGGATGGATACTCAGAAAGTGGCGAATATGCTGAAGACGATGACACCGTATAACGTTGGAGAGACGTTTCTCGTGCAGAATACGGGAGATTTGTTTGCCTCTGCCGGGGGGAGTAGTTCGAACTCACCTTTTGTCTCTGAGCTGCGCGCTAAGATTAAGGAGCGTGGAGCGGATCAGAAATCCTCCTTTTTCTTTGAATGGGATGGTGCGACTTATACGGTTACATACGGGGGATTTTCGCGGATTTCTAATGAGTGGACTTATGTGTCCGCATCGCCGATAACGAGTATTACCTCCCCGGTAATGTTCATATCCAAGCTGATCCTCATCGTCAGCTTCAGCGCATTGCTGCTGGCGGCAGTGTTATCGTGGATTGCCTCCAGGAGGATGTATTCTCCGATTAGGCGGCTGTTCAAGACGCTGCTGTCGGATGATATTAAGACGGAGGGCAAGGAGGATGAGTTCACGCTCATCGAACGGCAATGGGAGAGCTTGCATTGGGAAAGCCATGATCTGCAGCGCAAACTGGCGGAACAGCTGCCCCATGTGAAGGAGAGCTTCCTTAACCAGCTCCTGCAAGGCCATTTATACGCTTATTCCGAGCAGGATTTGCGCCGCAGGATGGAGCGGTTCAGGTGGGATGTCACGAGCAAGCATTTCATTGTATTTTATGTCCAATTGATGGGGATTACGAGTCTGGAGGGGAAATTCAGAAGCGGGGATGAAGGACTCGTATCTTATGCGGCCGCCAACATTATCGGCGAACTAGCTATGCAGCGCTTCAGTCAATCCGACACGATCCATTTTCACGATTTGACGGCGGGGATGCTGCTTGTACTTCCGGAGGACGGCTCGTATGATGCCGAGCTGCATAGCTTTAGCGAGGAATTAACGCGGACGATTAATGCCATTCTGAAAATGCGGGTTACAGTTGCCTTTAGTGCCCCTGTCTCCAGCATTTCCGATATCCCACTCGCTTTTGAGGAAGTGAAGCAGGCGGCCAGCTATCGTCCGTTCAGCAACGAGAACCAGATTATTGATATGGAGCGGCTGGAGCAGGGGGGGAGCGATGAGACCGAGCCGACGTATTCCTTCGCCTTGGAACGGGAGATGATCCAAGCCCTGCGAACCGGTCAGGAGGAGGAAGCGTATCGTCTTCTGGCGGATTTTCTTGAGGCGCTGCGGGCTAAGGGGGCTAAGGCGATTGATGTGCAGCAGGGAATGCTGCATTTGCTTGGTCATGTGCAGCACGCGATCATGCAGTCAGGGATCGATCCGAAGCGGCTGTTCATGGGCGCGAATTTGTACGAGGCGCTGTCGCAAATCCGCGAGCCGGAGCTCATGCTAATCTGGTTCAAGGAGAAGGTGGTGGCTCCATATTTAAAGGAGCTCTCCCAGCGTACCAATGCCGAAGTGAAAATGATGATCGAGCAGGCGATGATTTACTTACAGCAAAATTATATGCGGGATGTTTCCCTGGATAGCTGTGCAGATGAAATTGGTACGAATTCCTTCTTTCTGAGCAAGTCATTCAAGCAGGTGACGGGGAATAATTTCATTGATTATTTGACAGAGCTGCGCATGGAGAAAGCGAAGGAGTTGCTGCGAGAAACTAAATTACGGATCAGTGAGGTCGCTGAGCAGGTAGGGTATCAACACAGCTATTTCAACCGTATTTTTAAGAAAATGGAGGGGATGACGCCCACGCATTATCGGGAGCTCAGCCAGTGA
- a CDS encoding DUF1961 family protein has product MNTNRSGLIPQHWEQLYFNPLQSAEDVAEFRMEGEGAVTFPRGWMRLESTRSAAEGQRANLVFWCPEELPADIAISWRFRPIREPGLAILFFSARGTEGRDLFDSSLSRRTGEYEQYHHGEMNALHISYFRRMWAEERQFHTCNLRKSYGFHLVAQGADPLPGVHDAADFYHMLVLKKGSSITFAINDLQVLSWEDDGAAYGPLLAGGKLGFRQMAPLIAEYAELIVYGASP; this is encoded by the coding sequence GTGAATACCAACAGGAGTGGCTTGATCCCGCAGCATTGGGAGCAGTTGTATTTCAATCCGCTGCAATCGGCAGAGGATGTGGCGGAATTTCGGATGGAAGGAGAAGGTGCGGTAACCTTTCCCAGAGGGTGGATGCGCCTGGAAAGCACCCGTAGCGCGGCAGAGGGTCAGAGGGCAAATTTGGTATTTTGGTGTCCAGAGGAGCTGCCGGCAGATATCGCGATTTCCTGGCGCTTTCGGCCGATTCGGGAGCCGGGGCTGGCTATATTGTTTTTTAGCGCAAGGGGAACGGAAGGGAGGGATTTATTCGATTCGTCGCTGTCGCGGCGGACAGGCGAATACGAACAGTACCATCATGGGGAGATGAATGCTCTTCATATATCTTATTTTCGCCGAATGTGGGCTGAGGAACGGCAGTTTCATACCTGCAATTTACGGAAGAGCTATGGCTTCCATTTGGTTGCCCAGGGGGCCGATCCGCTGCCGGGAGTTCATGATGCGGCTGATTTTTACCACATGCTTGTTCTGAAAAAAGGTTCATCGATTACGTTCGCCATCAATGATCTACAAGTGCTGTCCTGGGAGGATGACGGCGCAGCATATGGGCCGCTCCTGGCCGGGGGGAAGCTGGGCTTCCGGCAGATGGCGCCGCTGATCGCAGAATATGCAGAGCTCATCGTATACGGGGCTTCGCCCTAA
- a CDS encoding polysaccharide deacetylase family protein — MPNINFCYPQGKHKALTMSYDDGRRADKRLIGIFNRYGVRGTFHINSGLLGGDDRLTAEEAVALYRGHEVSVHTVTHPTLSRCPMEQVVDEIMEDRKTLERLFQTTVRGMSYPNGSYSQEIVKLLPHLGIEYARTVQTTHGGFGLPEDWLQWRATCHHNDHLLEHAEAFVGLHKRQYLYLMYVWGHSYEFDHDNNWELIEQFCKAVGGQDDIWYATNIEIVDYMKACKWLKFAASREFAHNLGALPIWLDVDGRIVEIPGGSQVSLI; from the coding sequence TTGCCGAATATTAATTTTTGCTATCCACAGGGTAAGCATAAGGCGCTAACTATGAGTTATGACGATGGGCGGAGGGCGGATAAGAGACTCATCGGAATTTTTAATCGTTACGGCGTGCGTGGAACTTTTCATATTAATTCTGGACTGCTGGGAGGCGATGATCGGTTAACTGCGGAGGAGGCGGTTGCCCTGTACCGGGGGCATGAAGTGTCTGTGCATACGGTGACGCACCCGACGTTAAGCCGCTGTCCAATGGAACAGGTCGTCGATGAGATCATGGAGGATCGCAAGACACTCGAACGGCTATTCCAAACTACCGTGCGCGGAATGTCCTATCCGAACGGTTCTTATAGTCAAGAAATCGTGAAATTGCTACCGCACCTAGGAATAGAGTATGCGCGAACGGTGCAAACGACACATGGCGGCTTTGGATTGCCAGAGGATTGGCTGCAATGGCGGGCCACTTGCCATCATAACGACCATCTGCTGGAGCATGCGGAGGCATTTGTAGGACTGCATAAGCGTCAGTATCTCTACTTAATGTATGTTTGGGGTCATAGCTATGAGTTTGACCATGACAACAATTGGGAGCTGATAGAGCAGTTTTGTAAAGCAGTTGGCGGGCAAGACGATATTTGGTATGCGACGAATATTGAAATTGTGGACTATATGAAGGCCTGCAAATGGCTTAAGTTCGCCGCGAGTCGAGAGTTTGCACATAACCTAGGGGCGTTGCCGATTTGGTTGGACGTGGATGGAAGAATCGTAGAAATTCCCGGCGGAAGCCAGGTGAGCTTGATCTAA
- a CDS encoding glycoside hydrolase family 88/105 protein: protein MQTYFPAHDSIARYAAGQTRRVLATVANRYIGAHPQEPLVYRVHSRRGFRRLEDCRYDMDLMQRWPELSVGQFVYVWGMLWAERDGETPFAVNCYGPVKIYINGCLAFQSNLNDDVFPDRRAFFRAKTRKGRNDIVLEFVAVGTGCGGVFGTGSVKGAPMHFLNPTSEGRGGEGWVYSEPQQAPWRRLPGFTGTGEMDHDSYELDCNGVPTSVRLYECSECTVWHPQEQWSAEELGSGCFHRLFGTKPDAKAFAWCKLELRGALRANLRLEGRYSGEIAVYVGGKLVFRGEKWSGRIDISLQGIGFGTYDLVVESTCLGEDWGFELSEPQITSASSPRAIIRFAEPIPIEGMTDNWLYLGAFSAGNAPQATEILEMERLFGLGENTTYWRVDRPECWVRPYLESPLYGRWNYPLGVTLYGLLRTGEALSEPHYTKYAAEHIEQCSKWHEYTQWDRDRYGAPGLNHQLSLIDSLDDCGSFGAAMLTANQLRPIIGVERAAAHIAHYITDVQDRLPDGTLYRTRGTVDFMKETVWCDDLYMSTPFLCKYYELTGEERYLNDAASQFLRYKERLFITELGIMHHVFDDKFGKPNGVPWGRGNGWVIFSLTELLTIMPPEHKLRPKLLEFYRELSEGYRKLQSANGLWHQVLTDCESYAEASCTAMFIYAFAQGVRNGWLVEPDLYLEAAVKGWKGLTEACIDRQGNVYGVCRGSGYSFNQLYYKEELDWQLNDTHGIGIVLLAGIEILQLEASL from the coding sequence ATGCAGACCTATTTTCCCGCGCATGATTCGATCGCAAGATATGCTGCAGGGCAAACGAGGCGGGTGCTCGCTACTGTAGCCAACCGCTACATCGGGGCGCATCCTCAGGAGCCTTTGGTATATCGTGTTCATTCCCGCCGAGGCTTCCGCCGTTTGGAGGATTGCCGTTACGATATGGACTTGATGCAACGATGGCCGGAGCTGTCTGTCGGACAGTTTGTTTATGTGTGGGGTATGCTGTGGGCGGAACGAGATGGCGAGACGCCATTTGCGGTTAACTGCTACGGCCCGGTTAAAATCTATATCAATGGATGCCTGGCCTTCCAATCGAATTTGAATGATGATGTGTTCCCGGACAGGCGAGCCTTTTTTCGCGCTAAAACAAGGAAAGGCCGCAATGATATCGTTCTGGAATTTGTTGCGGTAGGCACGGGCTGCGGTGGAGTTTTCGGCACAGGAAGCGTCAAGGGAGCGCCGATGCATTTCCTGAATCCCACAAGTGAAGGGCGAGGTGGCGAAGGCTGGGTTTACAGCGAGCCGCAGCAGGCGCCCTGGCGTAGATTGCCAGGCTTCACTGGTACGGGAGAGATGGATCACGATTCATATGAGCTTGATTGTAACGGTGTTCCTACCTCTGTCCGCTTATATGAATGTAGTGAATGTACGGTGTGGCATCCTCAGGAGCAATGGTCGGCTGAGGAGCTTGGAAGCGGATGCTTCCATCGTTTGTTCGGGACGAAACCTGATGCAAAGGCGTTCGCCTGGTGCAAGTTGGAGCTGCGCGGAGCTTTGCGAGCCAATCTACGGCTTGAAGGCCGTTATTCGGGAGAGATTGCCGTTTATGTTGGGGGTAAGCTTGTTTTCCGAGGCGAAAAGTGGAGCGGGCGGATTGATATTTCGCTGCAGGGCATCGGATTCGGGACGTATGATCTCGTTGTAGAGTCCACTTGTCTCGGGGAGGACTGGGGATTTGAATTGAGTGAGCCTCAAATTACATCTGCATCTTCGCCGCGGGCTATCATTCGGTTTGCGGAACCTATCCCCATTGAGGGAATGACGGACAACTGGCTGTATCTCGGCGCATTTTCAGCAGGAAATGCGCCCCAGGCTACTGAGATTTTGGAGATGGAGCGGCTGTTCGGGCTAGGGGAAAATACAACTTACTGGCGGGTGGATCGCCCAGAGTGCTGGGTCAGGCCGTATTTGGAAAGTCCGCTCTATGGCAGATGGAATTATCCTCTGGGGGTAACGCTATATGGGCTGTTAAGAACGGGAGAGGCACTGTCGGAACCGCATTATACGAAGTATGCCGCAGAACATATCGAGCAGTGCAGTAAGTGGCATGAATATACCCAGTGGGACCGAGACCGTTATGGGGCGCCCGGATTGAATCATCAGCTGAGCTTGATCGATTCCCTGGACGATTGCGGCTCCTTTGGTGCGGCAATGCTTACGGCGAATCAGCTTCGCCCCATAATAGGCGTGGAGAGAGCGGCTGCCCATATCGCCCATTACATAACGGACGTGCAGGATCGCCTACCGGATGGAACGTTGTACCGGACTCGCGGCACGGTAGATTTTATGAAGGAAACGGTATGGTGCGATGATTTGTATATGAGCACCCCGTTTCTATGCAAGTATTACGAGTTGACCGGAGAAGAGCGTTATCTTAATGATGCGGCTTCTCAGTTTTTGCGTTATAAGGAGCGTTTGTTCATCACTGAGCTTGGGATCATGCATCATGTCTTCGATGACAAATTTGGAAAGCCGAACGGCGTGCCTTGGGGGCGGGGTAACGGTTGGGTCATCTTCTCACTGACTGAGCTGTTGACGATTATGCCACCAGAGCATAAGCTTCGGCCGAAGCTGCTGGAATTTTATCGCGAACTTAGCGAAGGATACCGCAAGCTGCAGAGTGCAAACGGGCTGTGGCATCAGGTGCTCACAGATTGCGAATCCTATGCCGAGGCTTCTTGTACGGCCATGTTTATATACGCTTTTGCTCAGGGGGTTCGTAACGGCTGGCTGGTAGAGCCGGATTTGTATCTCGAGGCAGCCGTAAAAGGCTGGAAGGGATTAACCGAAGCATGCATTGATAGACAGGGCAACGTATATGGCGTATGTCGGGGATCGGGATATTCTTTCAATCAACTGTACTATAAGGAGGAGCTCGATTGGCAGCTGAATGATACGCATGGCATTGGAATTGTGCTGTTGGCGGGGATAGAAATTCTACAACTGGAGGCCAGCTTATAG
- a CDS encoding DivIVA domain-containing protein produces MQDEYTRKLEDQKGLFKQLGIKLDALTIHEKDFDVKMRGYEKEEVDRFLDDIIVDYERFYDIITDLLDKYKEIQRRQAYLEEEKKALSFRKVNNDPGNVIDRQLVEDGIRQMERSLEQFKLHIRKEFDV; encoded by the coding sequence ATGCAGGACGAATATACACGAAAGCTGGAGGATCAGAAAGGTTTATTCAAGCAGCTTGGCATAAAGCTGGACGCCCTGACCATTCATGAGAAAGATTTTGATGTGAAGATGCGCGGGTATGAGAAAGAGGAAGTAGACCGTTTCCTGGATGATATTATCGTTGATTATGAAAGATTTTATGATATCATCACGGATTTGTTGGATAAATATAAGGAAATCCAGCGCCGTCAGGCTTATCTTGAAGAAGAGAAGAAGGCGTTATCCTTCCGCAAGGTAAATAACGATCCCGGAAATGTCATAGATCGTCAGCTCGTAGAGGACGGGATTCGGCAAATGGAGCGCAGCCTGGAGCAATTTAAACTGCATATTCGCAAGGAATTCGATGTTTAG
- a CDS encoding Dps family protein: MSNQVLTETNQTLHQQLNLQIANWTVLYTKLHHFHWYVKGPQFFTLHEKFEELYNEAAGYVDEIAERLLAIGGEPISTLKEALAQTTISEAAGKQSAEEMVAAVVADFESISQELKSGMDAAEQAEDEATGDLLLGMLSALDKHRWMLNAYLGK, from the coding sequence ATGTCAAACCAAGTACTAACTGAAACCAATCAAACTTTGCATCAACAATTAAACCTGCAAATCGCCAACTGGACGGTGCTGTACACGAAGCTGCATCATTTCCATTGGTACGTTAAAGGACCTCAATTCTTTACGCTCCATGAGAAGTTCGAGGAGTTATATAATGAAGCAGCTGGATACGTAGATGAAATTGCTGAGCGGTTGTTGGCCATTGGCGGCGAACCGATTAGCACCCTTAAGGAAGCTTTGGCGCAGACGACGATCTCCGAAGCTGCAGGCAAACAATCCGCAGAAGAAATGGTCGCAGCTGTAGTAGCTGACTTCGAATCGATCAGCCAAGAGCTGAAGAGCGGAATGGATGCCGCTGAACAAGCCGAAGATGAAGCAACCGGGGATTTGCTGCTTGGCATGCTGTCCGCACTAGACAAACACAGATGGATGTTGAACGCTTATTTGGGTAAATAA
- a CDS encoding DUF488 domain-containing protein, whose translation MLKIKRIYESPAIDDGKRILVDRIWPRGISKAEAQLSLWMKEVAPSTELRKWFAHKPERFSEFSKRYKQELAAQEVQVFIEQLRFWNQTETVTLLYAARDQRHNHALVLQEVLERK comes from the coding sequence GTGCTTAAAATTAAGAGAATATATGAAAGTCCAGCCATTGATGATGGTAAGCGAATACTTGTGGACAGAATATGGCCGCGCGGCATCAGCAAGGCCGAGGCTCAGTTATCCTTATGGATGAAAGAAGTCGCTCCGAGCACCGAGCTGCGAAAATGGTTTGCGCACAAACCTGAACGTTTTAGCGAATTTTCCAAGCGTTATAAGCAGGAGCTGGCTGCGCAAGAGGTTCAAGTATTTATCGAACAATTACGCTTTTGGAACCAAACGGAAACGGTCACTTTACTTTACGCCGCTAGGGATCAGAGGCATAATCATGCACTTGTGCTACAGGAAGTGCTGGAACGTAAATGA
- a CDS encoding iron-sulfur cluster biosynthesis family protein translates to MIKMEVSPLAARRLRDNLGNQPGVIKLYYDTEGCGCDGVNTLLIQSQKGQFDLPIDAGDLSFVVDQQHQIFYEDTLWLDAEENYPTFKLSGKSSTYSTNVQLRDMRQASAI, encoded by the coding sequence ATGATAAAAATGGAGGTATCGCCGTTAGCAGCACGTAGACTTCGGGATAATTTGGGCAATCAGCCCGGTGTGATCAAGCTGTATTACGATACGGAAGGCTGCGGATGTGATGGAGTAAATACACTGCTGATTCAAAGCCAGAAAGGACAATTCGACCTTCCAATTGATGCTGGGGATCTGTCCTTTGTCGTCGATCAGCAGCATCAAATTTTCTATGAGGATACGCTGTGGCTTGATGCGGAGGAGAACTATCCGACCTTCAAATTAAGCGGCAAATCGTCAACTTATAGTACGAATGTCCAGCTGCGGGACATGCGGCAAGCTTCCGCAATATAG
- a CDS encoding nitroreductase family protein: MEWMVIQMDVLSAIQKRREITAFKDAAISEEDWSKLKTALYQSPAGNNLPSREFIMITNKKLLEQLSKTTPYMRWLEQAAAGVAIIGNEELSKYWLQDASIAGGYLWLAATSLGLGAAWGAVYHSEDHNQSAQREKYVRDLLGIPAKYRVVAILGLGYPASDPPPKEMYAEDTVFHLNSFNTR; encoded by the coding sequence ATGGAATGGATGGTGATTCAAATGGATGTATTGTCGGCAATTCAAAAGCGGAGAGAAATTACGGCGTTTAAGGATGCTGCTATCTCAGAAGAGGATTGGAGCAAGCTCAAGACGGCCTTGTATCAATCTCCTGCCGGGAACAATTTGCCTTCAAGAGAATTTATTATGATTACAAATAAGAAGCTTCTGGAGCAATTGAGCAAGACGACGCCTTATATGCGGTGGTTGGAGCAGGCTGCGGCTGGTGTAGCTATTATAGGCAATGAGGAATTGAGCAAGTATTGGCTTCAAGATGCTTCCATCGCTGGAGGATATCTGTGGCTGGCTGCGACTTCGCTTGGACTTGGTGCTGCTTGGGGGGCGGTCTACCATTCAGAGGATCATAATCAATCGGCCCAGCGGGAAAAATATGTACGCGATTTATTAGGTATTCCTGCGAAATATCGTGTAGTGGCCATTCTGGGATTGGGTTATCCGGCCAGCGACCCGCCACCGAAAGAAATGTACGCCGAGGATACCGTGTTTCATTTGAATAGCTTTAATACACGGTAA
- a CDS encoding V4R domain-containing protein produces the protein MGSVNTLQEFSFDDMKKISRTALGNAVPIELYRAIRLIGMYQGLPMKGKGTTLTVGRKIGESLPVHSVQDLLDLFRDLKIGDPQIVLEEDSKLYIAVNDCFCVGLPEIESNLVCDLEGAIMEGALSKMMDKRVFVREIKCNVNGDDCCEYEVRI, from the coding sequence ATGGGGAGCGTGAATACATTGCAGGAATTTTCTTTTGACGATATGAAGAAGATTTCAAGGACAGCATTGGGGAACGCGGTACCGATCGAGCTTTATCGTGCTATACGCCTCATCGGCATGTATCAAGGCCTTCCGATGAAAGGGAAGGGAACGACATTGACGGTTGGCCGGAAAATCGGCGAAAGTCTGCCTGTACATTCCGTGCAGGATCTGCTCGATTTATTCCGCGACTTGAAGATCGGTGATCCGCAAATTGTCCTTGAAGAAGACAGTAAGCTTTATATTGCGGTGAATGATTGTTTTTGCGTGGGACTGCCGGAGATCGAAAGCAATTTGGTTTGCGACTTGGAAGGCGCCATTATGGAGGGAGCCCTAAGTAAAATGATGGATAAAAGGGTATTCGTCAGGGAAATCAAGTGCAATGTTAACGGGGACGACTGCTGCGAGTATGAGGTGCGAATCTAG
- a CDS encoding cupin domain-containing protein has protein sequence MEKRHLNEYQEYQENKFTKRIVFKEEENVIFVLNFAPGAELPTHKHPGANVYILVLEGAGEVICDGQSSSVTKGDILHITGDEEFSYRGGEANSSLYVVLTKTPNENYAKNV, from the coding sequence ATGGAGAAGCGTCATCTTAACGAGTATCAAGAATATCAGGAGAATAAATTTACGAAGCGCATTGTTTTTAAGGAAGAGGAGAATGTTATTTTTGTATTGAACTTTGCTCCGGGAGCGGAGCTGCCGACACATAAACACCCTGGTGCAAATGTGTATATTCTAGTCCTTGAAGGTGCTGGCGAAGTAATCTGTGACGGGCAATCATCCTCCGTCACCAAAGGAGACATCCTTCATATTACCGGGGACGAGGAATTCTCGTATCGCGGTGGTGAGGCGAACTCCAGTCTGTATGTTGTACTGACGA